One genomic window of Patagioenas fasciata isolate bPatFas1 unplaced genomic scaffold, bPatFas1.hap1 Unplaced_17, whole genome shotgun sequence includes the following:
- the LOC139826777 gene encoding maestro heat-like repeat family member 5, translated as MCSAPLRAQPTLSDRTVTGQDADSLPAYEVEPEHVDSIVSLFSSPDKDEEQKMEFLKCIAMIFRDAAYNDLSQGLDLFCQRYELVENIEVLLEEEPRDQLPTVVQRIAAFAMADMSFVEEVLEGKDRSHIQACFSSVFMLPPKEEMRDLKPYLYFMTMKAVDSMLVALVLNSPASQVSEKMQDIFQVWRVQRMLLTFSTSERASVRERAVGRMRLLSFLLANYSSLKADPNEDRDVSGAEIQMPILGQLLGHLLLFLSFKEEETNCLALDTLCFLFQFKRQQHCSKLCPVLAKLLCLTSSSVFPCFLGVTLPEGNAQLQEDWEAKVASLISSSSAPHITKLFAEYLQPSERTDMVLVFIEALTDSSTFDKKAARNMLDVVKRDCDFWLVDVPKITSCIHKTLGCINTAPARQRVVSLIVWMADKCPGEVVSTLLTIAPPADSTALALWEVMFSVPQTLQNVLKELHIQLQDRHRRVLHTCWEDTSILRLAILASSDLQDEEFAPMYLIMRFLRQRRPKVLSLVLRGLMTLSEREEMARKMKVMLPDLSWVLQYGNNVIKTKALVVFRNVMAQLEREEASPIAVPLAKLLRPFFDDVRLMYKPEPSG; from the exons atgtgctcagcgccgCTGCGGGCCCAGCCCACGCTGTCCGacaggacggtgacgggacagg ATGCCGATTCGTTACCCGCATATGAGGTGGAACCAGAACATGTGGACTCCATAGTGTCCCTTTTCAGCAGCCCAGACAAG gACGAGGAACAGAAGATGGAGTTCCTTAAATGCATTGCCATGATCTTCAGAGATGCAGCATACAACGACTTGTCCCAGGGCCTAGacctcttctgccagagatacgagctggtAGAGAATATCGAG gtgctgctggaagaggagcccagggaccaACTGCCCACAGTGGTGCAGCGGATTGCCGCATTTGCCATGGCCGACATGAG CTTCGTGGAGGAGGTGCTGGAAGGCAAAGATAGGAGCCACATCCAGGCCTGCTTCTCCAGCGTCTTCATGCTTCCTCCAAAAGAGGAAATGAGGGACCTGAAACCTTACCTCTACTTCATG ACCATGAAGGCTGTGGACAGCATGCTTGTGGCGTTGGTGCTCAACTCTCCTGCCTCTCAAGTCAGTGAGAAGATGCAggatatcttccaggtctggcgtgtgcaaaga atgctcttgaccttCAGCACCTCTGAGAGGGCATCTGTGCGGGAGAGGGCTGTGGGCAGGATGAGGCTGCTGAGCTTCTTGCTGGCCAACTACTCCTCACTGAAG GCTGATCCGAATGAGGACAGAGATGTTTCCGGTGCTGAGATCCAGATGCCAATCCTCGGACAGCTGCTAGGACATCTCCTCCTATTCCTgtcattcaaggaagaagagaccaactgcTTGGCTTTGGACACTCTCTGTTTCCTCTTCCAATTCAAGCGTCAGCAACACT GTTCAAAGCTCTGTCCGGTACTGGCGAAGCTGCTGTGTCTCACCAGCTCTTCTGTATTTCCCTGCTTTTTAGGTGTGACGCTGCCAGAGGGGAATGCACAGCTCCAGGAGGACTGGGAAGCCAAGGTTGCCTCCTTGATCTCTTCGTCCAGCGCTCCTCACATTACCAAG cTCTTTGCAGAATACCTCCAGCCTTCCGAGAGAACAGACATGGTCCTGGTGTTCATCGAGGCACTGACCGactccagcacctttgacaagAAGGCCGCCAGAAACATGCTGGACGTGGTCAAGAGAGACTGCGAtttctggctggtggat gtgccaaagatcacgagctgcatccacAAAACCCTGGGGTGCATCAACACGGCCCCAGCCCGGCAGAGAGTGGTGTCCCTAATTGTCTGGATGGCTGACAAGTGCCCTGGGGAGGTGGTGTCCACGCTGCTGACAATCGCACCACCAGcagacag cactgccctggcactgtgggaggtgatgttctccgTGCCTCAGACCCTGCAGAACGTGTTGAAGGAGCTGCACATCCAACTCCAGGACCGGCACCGTAGGGTCTTACATACATGCTGGGAGGACACATCCATCCTTCGCTTGGCT ATCCTGGCCAGCAGTGACCTGCAAGATGAGGAGTTTGCTCCAATGTACCTCATCATGAGGTTTCTGAGGCAGCGAAGACCAAAggtgctctccctggtgctcaggggcttgatgacgctgtcagagagagaagagatg GCCAGAAAAATGAAGGTCATGCTGCCAGACCTGTCGTGGGTCCTGCAGTATGGCAATAATGTCATCAAGACCAAGGCTCTGGTGGTCTTCAGAAACGtgatggctcagctggagagggaggaggccagCCCCATTGCCGTGCCGCTGGCAAAGCTTCTCCGGCCCTTCTTTGATGACGTAAGGCTGATGTATAAACCTGAGCCTAGTGGATGA